From the Ciona intestinalis chromosome 2, KH, whole genome shotgun sequence genome, one window contains:
- the LOC100183101 gene encoding uncharacterized protein NCBP2-AS2-like: MPFRRLLGLLLNNPQLIERLSETKAIRIAAQKAVGLYNNAVAKGLSATNKLEGNIKEKVADFPKSKSSNESSFLSNFKQEMEEEYSRMKKDKKL, encoded by the exons atgcCGTTTCGCCGTTTACTTGGACTTTTACTCAACAATCCACAGTTAATCGAAAGACTTTCCGAAACAAAAGCGATTCGTATCGCGGCCCAGAAAGCAGTCGGTTTATACAACAATGCAGtg GCGAAAGGATTATCAGCCACAAACAAATTGGAAGgtaatattaaagaaaaagtaGCGGATTTTCCAAAATCTAAAAGTTCAAATGAAAGTAgttttttgtcaaattttaaGCAAGAAATGGAAGAGGAATATTCAAGAatgaaaaaagataaaaaactgTGA
- the LOC100183801 gene encoding phosphatidate phosphatase LPIN1 isoform X1, whose protein sequence is MNMVYKGFGMLKYMYNQLNPATLTGAIDILVVEQPDGSLVASPFHVRFGKLGVLRAREKLVNIAINGERVKDLHMKLGDQGEAFFVEKIDEEEAIPLRLMTSPLPSRPSTPTKDDSNNFGESVFSESGKRRRRKKRKRKSIVPPNTSSGAGSNSCSDEEEKLDVGAQESETLAEPLDANRTSSQSSADYRDPVGCVPKLRVSMYDSDASDCSVEISGSWEDSPDENRNNFSEIRCVQSDSEVANLDELRGVIESPFSDSEASCNRQGSGMMWGWGQLPATNDRSRESSTSSSTSSDDVETQKIVDQVELDFRNVVHIENEVTKSELAKDETTSESKPTENPPTRVRKDTEGLYLDDVLSLEPSEANLYLQGGPKELPTSPDINELPTSASDIDSGTDSQTHDDQAFVSTFNEEVSMSLCGIPSGSAAVQPEKFQEKLVTYENFMQNAMTIINDPNLVVKIGDHYLAWQHAAPVITAMAVFKKPVDMKCLERLIQPSTPALPQSGSRLMGWLWRRPSRNENTVVSQNDDNTPASTTSKQQDAPKSHTKVGKSFSASSAPRAPIAPRGRRQTEQTHNDHELSIIMEPELKRSQSVEDIYSHTSDDRDYLTTDSLLSPQGLKTMRKTTRLTHDQLSQLNLKPGANTITFSVTTQYQGTTRCVATAFKWKWCDKIVVSDIDGTITKSDVFGQILPVVGKDWTQGGVAQLYQNISKNGYKFIYLSSRAIGQASMTKDYLNWINQQGASLPPGPLLLSPTSLMIAFKREVIEKKPEKFKIECLKDIKALFPNNPFVAGFGNKTNDVCAYSAVGVPGNRMFTINHKGELKQEQLQTYTTTYSGLGDTVDHFFPPLDQDQGFDRAHEYSEFTYWREDILTFADELENFA, encoded by the exons ATGAATATGGTATACAAAGGATTCGGGATGTTGAAGTACATGTATAATCAGTTGAACCCTGCAACCCTGACAG GTGCCATTGACATCCTTGTTGTTGAACAACCAGATGGTTCCTTAGTTGCTTCGCCTTTTCATGTTCGATTTGGTAAACTTGGAGTTCTACGAGCACGTGAAAAGCTG GTAAACATCGCTATCAACGGTGAGCGTGTCAAGGATCTCCATATGAAACTTGGGGATCAGGGTGAAGCTTTCTTTGTGGAGAAAATAGATGAGGAAGAAGCAATCCCACTTCGCCTCATGACTTCTCCCTTACCCTCCCGACCATCCACGCCAACAAAAGATGATTCAAATAATTT TGGTGAAAGTGTTTTCAGTGAAAGTGGAAAGAGAAGAAGGAGAAAGAAGAGAAAGAGAAAGTCCATCGTTCCTCCCAACACATCCTCAGGAGCGGGATCAAACTCTTGCTCAGATGAGGAAGAAAAATTGGATGTTGGGGCCCAGGAAAGTGAGACTCTTGCGGAACCTTTGGATGCGAACAGAACGTCAAGCCAAAGCTCTGCGGATTACAG GGACCCAGTGGGTTGCGTTCCCAAGTTACGCGTTTCAATGTATGACAGCGATGCAAGTGACTGCAGTGTGGAAATATCAGGTTCATGGGAAGACAG CCCTGATGAAAATCGAAACAACTTTTCTGAGATCCGGTGTGTTCAATCTGATAGTGAAGTTGCTAATTTGGACGA GTTGCGCGGTGTAATTGAAAGTCCGTTCAGTGATTCTGAAGCAAGTTGTAACCGACAAGGTTCAGGAATGATGTGGGGTTGGGGGCAACTTCCCGCTACAAATGATAGAT CGCGAGAGTCCTCTACATCCTCTTCCACGTCCTCGGATGACGTCGAGACACAGAAGATCGTGGATCAAGTAGAATTGGACTTCAG AAATGTTGTTCACATTGAAAATGAAGTTACAAAGTCAGAACTTGCAAAAG ATGAAACTACCTCTGAGTCCAAACCAACAGAGAACCCCCCAACCAGAGTAAGGAAAGATACAGAAGGTCTTTACCTTGATGATGTATTGAGTCTTGAACCATCTGAAGCCAATTTATACTTGCAG GGTGGTCCAAAAGAGCTACCAACATCACCTGATATAAATGAACTACCCACTAGTGCAAGTGACATTGATAGTGGAACTGATTCACAAACTCATGACGATCAAGc GTTTGTTTCAACCTTTAATGAGGAAGTTAGCATGTCTTTGTGTGGAATACCATCTGGATCTGCAGCTGTACAGCCAG AAAAATTCCAAGAAAAGCTTGTGACGTATGAAAACTTCATGCAGAATGCCATGACCATTATCAATGATCCAAACTTGGTTGTCAAAATTGGTGATCACTACCTCGCATGGCAGCATGCTGCTCCTGTCATTACTGCAATGgctgtgtttaaaaaacctGTTGACATG AAATGCTTAGAAAGATTAATTCAACCCAGCACCCCAGCTTTACCCCAATCAGGAAGTAGATTGATGGGTTGGTTATGGAGACGCCCATCCCGAAACGAAAATACAG TGGTATCTCAAAACGATGACAACACTCCGGCTTCAACCACCTCCAAGCAGCAGGATGCTCCTAAAAGTCATACAAAAGTTGGAAAATCTTTTTCAGCTTCATCTGCCCCACGAGCCCCCATTGCTCCTCGTGGAAGGCGACAAACAGAACAAACTCACAACGATCATGAATTATCAATAATCATGGAACCGGAACTGAAAAG atcTCAATCAGTGGAAGACATTTATTCTCATACGTCCGATGATCGTGACTACCTCACAACAGATAGTTTACTTTCGCCACAAGGATTAAAAACCATGAGAAAAACAACCAGACTTACACATGATCAACTG AGTCAATTAAACCTGAAACCTGGTGCCAACACAATAACATTCAGTGTCACGACCCAATACCAAGGCACCACTCGATGTGTGGCGACTGCTTTTAAGTGGAAATGGTGTGATAAGATCGTTGTGTCAGATATTGATGGCACCATCACTAAATCTGATGTATTTGGACAAATTCTACCAGTGGTTGGGAAAGATTGGACACAAGGTGGCGTAGCACAACTGTACCAGAATATCAGCAA GAACGGTTACAAGTTCATTTATCTATCTTCCCGTGCAATTGGGCAAGCTTCGATGACAAAAGATTACTTGAATTGGATCAACCAGCAAGGAGCTTCCTTGCCACCTGGACCTCTTCTTCTTTCCCCCACATCATTGATGATTGCGTTTAAaag GGAAGTTATTGAAAAGAAACCGGAAAAGTTTAAGATTGAATGTTTGAAAGACATCAAAGCTTTGTTTCCAAACAATCCATTTGTTGCTGGCtttggaaacaaaacaaat GATGTGTGTGCCTACAGTGCAGTTGGTGTTCCAGGCAACCGTATGTTTACTATCAACCACAAAGGAGAATTAAAACAAGAGCAACTGCAAACATACACCACCAC TTACTCTGGCCTTGGTGATACAGTGGACCATTTCTTTCCACCTTTGGATCAAGACCAAGGATTTGACCGTGCACATGAGTACAGCGAGTTTACTTACTGGAGGGAAGACATCCTTACTTTTGCAGATGAGCTCGAAAATTTTGcctaa
- the LOC100180750 gene encoding cytochrome P450 4V2 has translation MAVALLLIIVVTCVIALHYRKGIARHFKNRLMLSRLPSLPDPAYPLIGHAYLLRGDPSRFFEFVTETTNAMVTEVNEKIGILWLGPVPLMVVCHPEAAEVVLRSSKHMEKSYLYKFLHPWLGTGLLTSGGEKWKQRRRLITPSFHFNILQDFLEVMNEESGKLINNLKKKLKSGVKVDVGKAVTMCALDIICETAMGQTVNAQENDDSSYVRALYRISELIQLRQKTPTLWWDPAFSRMKLGKEHENLLSILHGFTRDVITKRAKTRDQKIVENPRRMAFLDVLLHAETEDGKTLSLNDIQEEVDTFMFEGHDTTAAAMTWAIYVIGRHPDIQKKIHEELDAVFGEDRGGTITNNQLQKLSYLERVIKECLRLYPSVPFYARVLSEDCKVGDYMVPKGTQTVIFAHTIHHHPYVWEDPEKFDPDRFLAENCVKRHPYAYIPFSAGPRNCIGQKFALMEEKVILSKLLHNYFVVSHDKKEDLVINGDLILRSSTPLNITLEARK, from the exons ATGGCAGTTGCGTTGCTGTTAATAATTGTTGTGACTTGTGTTATTGCTTTGCACTACCGGAAGGGTATTGCTCgccattttaaaaacagactGATGTTGAGCCGACTTCCCTCGTTGCCAGATCCGGCATACCCTTTAATTGGTCATGCCTACCTGCTTCGAGGAGATCCATCTCGGTTTTTCGAGTTTGTCACCGAAACCACAAACGCAATGGTAACTGAAGTAAACGAAAAAATCGGTATCTTGTGGCTTGGTCCAGTACCTCTTATGGTAGTTTGCCACCCCGAAGCAGCAGAGGTGGTTTTAAGGAGTTCAAAACACATGGAGAAGTCTTACCTGTACAAATTCCTTCACCCATGGCTTGGTACTGGCTTACTGACGTCTGGAGGGGAAAAGTGGAAACAACGAAGGAGACTGATCACCCCGTCTTTTCACTTTAACATACTTCAGGACTTCCTCGAAGTAATGAACGAAGAGTCAGGCaagttaattaataatttgaaaaagaaattaaaatcgGGCGTGAAAGTTGACGTCGGAAAAGCGGTGACAATGTGCgctttggatattatttgtgAAACTGCAATGGGACAAACAGTGAACGCACAGGAAAATGACGACTCAAGTTACGTAAGAGCATTGTATAG AATCTCGGAACTTATACAGCTTCGTCAAAAGACCCCAACACTGTGGTGGGATCCAGCGTTTTCTCGCATGAAACTCGGAAAAGAGCACGAAAACTTGCTCAGTATTTTACACGGTTTTAcacgtgacgtcatcacgaaACGCGCGAAAACCCGAGACCAGAAAATTGTGGAG AACCCGAGACGAATGGCGTTTCTTGACGTACTCCTGCACGCTGAAACAGAAGACGGCAAAACGCTCTCACTTAACGACATTCAAGAGGAAGTGGATACGTTCATGTTTGAAGGACACGATACAACAGCGGCTGCCATGACGTGGGCGATCTACGTCATAGGCCGACATCCTGATATACAAAAAAAGATCCACGAGGAACTAGATGCTGTTTTCGGAGAGGATAGAGGAGGCACAATCACTAACAACCAACTTCAGAAGCTTTCTTACTTGGAAAGAGTGATTAAAGAATGTCTACGGTTATACCCGTCTGTGCCGTTCTATGCGCGAGTCTTGAGTGAGGATTGCAAGGTCGGAGATTACATGGTACCGAAAGGAACACAGACTGTGATCTTTGCCCACACAATCCACCACCATCCTTATGTGTGGGAAGATCCAGAAAAATTTGATCCCGATCGTTTCCTAGCAGAAAATTGTGTTAAGCGCCATCCCTACGCTTACATTCCGTTTTCAGCCGGCCCACGTAACTGCATCGGTCAGAAATTTGCTCTCATGGAAGAAAAAGTTATCTTGTCCAAGCTTTTGCATAATTACTTCGTTGTTTCACATGACAAGAAAGAAGATCTTGTGATAAATGGAGACCTTATTCTTCGCTCGTCTACCCCACTTAACATTACATTAGAAGCccgcaaataa
- the LOC100183801 gene encoding phosphatidate phosphatase LPIN1 isoform X2, translating to MNMVYKGFGMLKYMYNQLNPATLTGAIDILVVEQPDGSLVASPFHVRFGKLGVLRAREKLVNIAINGERVKDLHMKLGDQGEAFFVEKIDEEEAIPLRLMTSPLPSRPSTPTKDDSNNFGESVFSESGKRRRRKKRKRKSIVPPNTSSGAGSNSCSDEEEKLDVGAQESETLAEPLDANRTSSQSSADYSPDENRNNFSEIRCVQSDSEVANLDELRGVIESPFSDSEASCNRQGSGMMWGWGQLPATNDRSRESSTSSSTSSDDVETQKIVDQVELDFRNVVHIENEVTKSELAKDETTSESKPTENPPTRVRKDTEGLYLDDVLSLEPSEANLYLQGGPKELPTSPDINELPTSASDIDSGTDSQTHDDQAFVSTFNEEVSMSLCGIPSGSAAVQPEKFQEKLVTYENFMQNAMTIINDPNLVVKIGDHYLAWQHAAPVITAMAVFKKPVDMKCLERLIQPSTPALPQSGSRLMGWLWRRPSRNENTVVSQNDDNTPASTTSKQQDAPKSHTKVGKSFSASSAPRAPIAPRGRRQTEQTHNDHELSIIMEPELKRSQSVEDIYSHTSDDRDYLTTDSLLSPQGLKTMRKTTRLTHDQLSQLNLKPGANTITFSVTTQYQGTTRCVATAFKWKWCDKIVVSDIDGTITKSDVFGQILPVVGKDWTQGGVAQLYQNISKNGYKFIYLSSRAIGQASMTKDYLNWINQQGASLPPGPLLLSPTSLMIAFKREVIEKKPEKFKIECLKDIKALFPNNPFVAGFGNKTNDVCAYSAVGVPGNRMFTINHKGELKQEQLQTYTTTYSGLGDTVDHFFPPLDQDQGFDRAHEYSEFTYWREDILTFADELENFA from the exons ATGAATATGGTATACAAAGGATTCGGGATGTTGAAGTACATGTATAATCAGTTGAACCCTGCAACCCTGACAG GTGCCATTGACATCCTTGTTGTTGAACAACCAGATGGTTCCTTAGTTGCTTCGCCTTTTCATGTTCGATTTGGTAAACTTGGAGTTCTACGAGCACGTGAAAAGCTG GTAAACATCGCTATCAACGGTGAGCGTGTCAAGGATCTCCATATGAAACTTGGGGATCAGGGTGAAGCTTTCTTTGTGGAGAAAATAGATGAGGAAGAAGCAATCCCACTTCGCCTCATGACTTCTCCCTTACCCTCCCGACCATCCACGCCAACAAAAGATGATTCAAATAATTT TGGTGAAAGTGTTTTCAGTGAAAGTGGAAAGAGAAGAAGGAGAAAGAAGAGAAAGAGAAAGTCCATCGTTCCTCCCAACACATCCTCAGGAGCGGGATCAAACTCTTGCTCAGATGAGGAAGAAAAATTGGATGTTGGGGCCCAGGAAAGTGAGACTCTTGCGGAACCTTTGGATGCGAACAGAACGTCAAGCCAAAGCTCTGCGGATTACAG CCCTGATGAAAATCGAAACAACTTTTCTGAGATCCGGTGTGTTCAATCTGATAGTGAAGTTGCTAATTTGGACGA GTTGCGCGGTGTAATTGAAAGTCCGTTCAGTGATTCTGAAGCAAGTTGTAACCGACAAGGTTCAGGAATGATGTGGGGTTGGGGGCAACTTCCCGCTACAAATGATAGAT CGCGAGAGTCCTCTACATCCTCTTCCACGTCCTCGGATGACGTCGAGACACAGAAGATCGTGGATCAAGTAGAATTGGACTTCAG AAATGTTGTTCACATTGAAAATGAAGTTACAAAGTCAGAACTTGCAAAAG ATGAAACTACCTCTGAGTCCAAACCAACAGAGAACCCCCCAACCAGAGTAAGGAAAGATACAGAAGGTCTTTACCTTGATGATGTATTGAGTCTTGAACCATCTGAAGCCAATTTATACTTGCAG GGTGGTCCAAAAGAGCTACCAACATCACCTGATATAAATGAACTACCCACTAGTGCAAGTGACATTGATAGTGGAACTGATTCACAAACTCATGACGATCAAGc GTTTGTTTCAACCTTTAATGAGGAAGTTAGCATGTCTTTGTGTGGAATACCATCTGGATCTGCAGCTGTACAGCCAG AAAAATTCCAAGAAAAGCTTGTGACGTATGAAAACTTCATGCAGAATGCCATGACCATTATCAATGATCCAAACTTGGTTGTCAAAATTGGTGATCACTACCTCGCATGGCAGCATGCTGCTCCTGTCATTACTGCAATGgctgtgtttaaaaaacctGTTGACATG AAATGCTTAGAAAGATTAATTCAACCCAGCACCCCAGCTTTACCCCAATCAGGAAGTAGATTGATGGGTTGGTTATGGAGACGCCCATCCCGAAACGAAAATACAG TGGTATCTCAAAACGATGACAACACTCCGGCTTCAACCACCTCCAAGCAGCAGGATGCTCCTAAAAGTCATACAAAAGTTGGAAAATCTTTTTCAGCTTCATCTGCCCCACGAGCCCCCATTGCTCCTCGTGGAAGGCGACAAACAGAACAAACTCACAACGATCATGAATTATCAATAATCATGGAACCGGAACTGAAAAG atcTCAATCAGTGGAAGACATTTATTCTCATACGTCCGATGATCGTGACTACCTCACAACAGATAGTTTACTTTCGCCACAAGGATTAAAAACCATGAGAAAAACAACCAGACTTACACATGATCAACTG AGTCAATTAAACCTGAAACCTGGTGCCAACACAATAACATTCAGTGTCACGACCCAATACCAAGGCACCACTCGATGTGTGGCGACTGCTTTTAAGTGGAAATGGTGTGATAAGATCGTTGTGTCAGATATTGATGGCACCATCACTAAATCTGATGTATTTGGACAAATTCTACCAGTGGTTGGGAAAGATTGGACACAAGGTGGCGTAGCACAACTGTACCAGAATATCAGCAA GAACGGTTACAAGTTCATTTATCTATCTTCCCGTGCAATTGGGCAAGCTTCGATGACAAAAGATTACTTGAATTGGATCAACCAGCAAGGAGCTTCCTTGCCACCTGGACCTCTTCTTCTTTCCCCCACATCATTGATGATTGCGTTTAAaag GGAAGTTATTGAAAAGAAACCGGAAAAGTTTAAGATTGAATGTTTGAAAGACATCAAAGCTTTGTTTCCAAACAATCCATTTGTTGCTGGCtttggaaacaaaacaaat GATGTGTGTGCCTACAGTGCAGTTGGTGTTCCAGGCAACCGTATGTTTACTATCAACCACAAAGGAGAATTAAAACAAGAGCAACTGCAAACATACACCACCAC TTACTCTGGCCTTGGTGATACAGTGGACCATTTCTTTCCACCTTTGGATCAAGACCAAGGATTTGACCGTGCACATGAGTACAGCGAGTTTACTTACTGGAGGGAAGACATCCTTACTTTTGCAGATGAGCTCGAAAATTTTGcctaa
- the LOC100178283 gene encoding DNA-directed RNA polymerases I, II, and III subunit RPABC3-like, which produces MATGLLFEDIFDIKDVDPEGKKFDRVSRLHCDSESFKMELILDINTQLYPVELGDKFRLVLATTLSEDGTPADGEFNPLWEKNPTRADQFEYVMYGKVYRIEGEESVGDVASKLSAYVSFGGLLMRLQGDANNLHGMTVDQNLYLLLKKLAF; this is translated from the exons ATGGCAACAGGACTACTTTTTGAAGATATATTCGACATTAAGGATGTAGATCCAGAGGGTAAGAAGTTCGACCGTGTTTCACGTTTACATTGTGATAGCGAGTCGTTCAAAATGGAACTCATTCTCGACATCAACACACAG CTGTACCCAGTTGAGCTAGGTGACAAGTTCCGGCTTGTACTGGCAACTACACTCAGTGAAGATGGCACTCCTGCTGATGGAGAGTTCAATCCTCTTTGGGAGAAAAATCCAACCAGGGCCGACCAGTTCGAATACGTCATGTATGGAAAG GTTTATCGAATAGAGGGTGAAGAAAGTGTTGGAGATGTTGCTTCCAAATTATCCGCCTACGTTTCATTTGGCGGTTTACTGATGCGGCTTCAGGGAGATGCAAACAATTTGCATGGTATGACAGTTGACCAAAACTTATATTTGTTGCTAAAGAAACTTGCATTTTGA